A genome region from Calliopsis andreniformis isolate RMS-2024a chromosome 2, iyCalAndr_principal, whole genome shotgun sequence includes the following:
- the LOC143187808 gene encoding uncharacterized protein LOC143187808 isoform X1, whose product MDLRGRSQGMHLYEVFQKLPKETQNAYRNCMQTEAIVKSALPMALVASGITYALSSVISGGKVGKVMTVFMGISGYIIGKFSYSATCLNKYAPEVMDELKKNKFFKTQSAFEEEEGFTSINEEPETAQSEFSINFNESDDRFDTSSSFEEETIKPNNRKPNLTYAELRKQHRSELYKTYKSPRHTEKPLPKQDEKVFDDSSLSSETTEDTIWG is encoded by the exons ATGGATCTTCGGGGTAGAAGTCAAGGCATGCATCTTTACGAAGTg TTTCAGAAATTACCAAAGGAAACTCAAAATGCCTATAGGAATTGTATGCAAACAGAGGCAATTGTAAAATCTGCTCTACCTATGGCACTTGTAGCATCAGGCATAACATATGCTCTATCTTCTGTAATCTCTGGTGGCAAAGTAGGAAAAGTTATGACAGTATTTATGGGTATATCTGGATACATAATAGGAAAATTTAGTTATAGTGCCACTTGTTTAAACAAATATGCCCCTGAGGTGATGGATGagctaaaaaaaaataaattcttcAAAACACAGAG CGCCTTTGAAGAAGAGGAAGGTTTCACATCAATCAATGAAGAGCCAGAAACTGCACAAAGTGAATTTAGTATTAACTTCAATGAAAGTG ATGATCGATTTGATACGAGTAGCAGTTTTGAGGAGGAAACTATTAAGCCAAACAATCGTAAGCCTAATTTGACTTATGCTGAATTAAGGAAACAACATAGATCAGAATTGTATAAAACATACAAGAG TCCGAGACATACAGAGAAACCATTGCCAAAACAGGATGAAAAGGTTTTCGATGATTCATCTTTGAGTTCAGAAACTACAGAAGACACTATATGGGGTTGA
- the LOC143187808 gene encoding uncharacterized protein LOC143187808 isoform X2, which translates to MRNMQLIIYRITQKSVICERNCMQTEAIVKSALPMALVASGITYALSSVISGGKVGKVMTVFMGISGYIIGKFSYSATCLNKYAPEVMDELKKNKFFKTQSAFEEEEGFTSINEEPETAQSEFSINFNESDDRFDTSSSFEEETIKPNNRKPNLTYAELRKQHRSELYKTYKSPRHTEKPLPKQDEKVFDDSSLSSETTEDTIWG; encoded by the exons ATGCGTAATATGCAATTAATAATATACCGTATTACGCAAAAAAGTGTAATTTGTGAAAG GAATTGTATGCAAACAGAGGCAATTGTAAAATCTGCTCTACCTATGGCACTTGTAGCATCAGGCATAACATATGCTCTATCTTCTGTAATCTCTGGTGGCAAAGTAGGAAAAGTTATGACAGTATTTATGGGTATATCTGGATACATAATAGGAAAATTTAGTTATAGTGCCACTTGTTTAAACAAATATGCCCCTGAGGTGATGGATGagctaaaaaaaaataaattcttcAAAACACAGAG CGCCTTTGAAGAAGAGGAAGGTTTCACATCAATCAATGAAGAGCCAGAAACTGCACAAAGTGAATTTAGTATTAACTTCAATGAAAGTG ATGATCGATTTGATACGAGTAGCAGTTTTGAGGAGGAAACTATTAAGCCAAACAATCGTAAGCCTAATTTGACTTATGCTGAATTAAGGAAACAACATAGATCAGAATTGTATAAAACATACAAGAG TCCGAGACATACAGAGAAACCATTGCCAAAACAGGATGAAAAGGTTTTCGATGATTCATCTTTGAGTTCAGAAACTACAGAAGACACTATATGGGGTTGA
- the LOC143187818 gene encoding uncharacterized protein LOC143187818, with the protein MLCNSEARQFLKFSQVYLFIVILLYLSVLLSVTFSVPTTNHSTVSMLTDNLTNSSLNDDLYVIKAVVYEIGILTDSDNTTENTTDRQEEVKISFYNSANANNGS; encoded by the exons ATGTTGTGCAACAGTGAAGCTAGacaatttctcaaattttctcAAGTATATCTTTTTATAGTGATTCTACTATATCTATCTGTTCTATTAAGTGTAACATTCTCAGTGCCCACTACAAATCACAGTACAGTCTCAATGTTAACAGACAATTTAACAAATAGTTCACTAAATGATGACTT ATATGTTATTAAAGCAGTGGTATATGAAATTGGTATTCTGACAGATTCTGATAATACAACTGAGAACACAACAGACAG GCAGGAAGAAGTTAAAATTTCATTCTATAATTCTGCAAATGCAAATAACGGATCCTAA